The following DNA comes from Marinifilum sp. JC120.
ACCAGATTGAGAAAGACCTGCTGAAGTTCTGAAATTGAAGCTTTTACCTGCGGCATGTTGCGGTCCAGATCCAGCGAAAGTTCGACCTTGGCGTAACGTGCCTGCTGCATTGATATCTCTACTACTTCTTCAATCAGTGCCGGGAGAGATACTTCGGCAATTCTGGAGTCGGTCTGGCGGGCGAAACTCAGCAACTTGTGGGTTATATTTTTGCAACGTCCGCCCTGTGTCCGTACCTGTTCAAGTGCCCTGGAGATCTCCGGGTAACAGGCCATGGAACGGCCTTCATCTTCGAGCAGATCACTTACCCAGCCAGCCTCTTCGATCATGATCGCCACCGGATTGTTGATTTCGTGGGCAATACCCGCGGCCAATTCTCCAATTGAAGCAAGCTTGCCGGTTTCAACCATCTGGCGGTTCATCAGTTCGCTTTCTTCGTCTATAGTTCGAATTCTTATTATCAATTTTCTTGAAAGATATACGGCCATTATGATGATGCCGAGTCCTCCGGTCAGGAATATTACCAGAGTGAAAAATTCACTGCGGATCATGGCCGAGAAGGCATCGTTTGCGTTTTGCTGATAAACCAGCTTCCAATCACCGTCCTTGAGCACAGAGGAAACAGTTACATATTTTTCATTGTCGCTACCTTCAGAGAGTTGGATAGTTACGTTCTCGTTTAGGTTGGGACTTGAGATAGTTTCATAGGGTGTCAGCATCAGGTTGCTGTCTCTGTTAGCCGGCGGTCTGGTCTGGAAGGTACCTTCATTATTAAGAATATATGCGTATCCGGTCTTTCCTATCCGGATGTTCTCCACCAGATGTGTGAAAGCCAAAAAATCAATAGTTGCGCGCAGTGTCCATTCGCGTTCCCCGTCATGGTTGTTGATGGCGATGATGAAATGCGGAGACTGTCGCAGCCCCATGAAAACATCACTTATTCCGGAAATCTTGTTACGGCTGTTGAGGTACCAGTCGGCATTGGAGTAATCAGCTCCAAGCAAGTCGAAAGGACCTGCGTAGGCAACCTGTCTGCCGTTTTTGTCAATTATTCCCAGATCCACAAAAATACGTCCGTACTGCTGTTGCATTGACTTCAGTGCCTTTTCAAGGAACTGAGGCTCGCTGAGCTGGTCGTATGTGAATGCACGGGTCAGGAACTGTACTTCGGCCTGTTTTTCGTGCAGGAAATTGTTCACGTTGTCTTTGTGCTTATCCACAACTTCGGCAAGGTGGGCATAAACCTTGGCCCGATAAATGGAGCGGAACTGATCAAAGATTAACCCGCCCACAAGTATCAGCGGTGCAATGGAAACCGTGATTACGGTCAGCACGATCTTGCGGGAAAGCTTGTCGTAGGATGTTCTTTTTTCAGTTTGCATATCTTTTTCCACTTTGCTCTTTACCTTGAGGTTTTCGCCCCGTCTGAAACGGGTGGTCCTTAAACCCCCTTGAGCAAGCGGTGTGCCACAAATGGCATTTGAGATTTTTTACTTAGTGATTAGAATTTCTCTTATAACTGACTGAAATGTAATGCTTTTATGAGCAAGGGATGGATTTTCTTTATATAATGTAGGGATAAAATGAATTCAGTAATGAAAAACATGAATATAGGGCTACTCTATGTATATTGGTACATTTTGTTCCGGCGGTACAAAGTGCCCCACTTGGTACATTTTAGACCCACTTCCCGGCTCTGTTACGTTTTTCACAAATGTCCGGGAGCCTAATTGTCATCGGGCGGGGTGAAACGCCCCGGTGTAGATTGCGATAATCAGAATAAAAGTGTGTTGGCCTTGTTTTTCTGTATTTAATTTATCTTTCCACCAACGAATCAACGGCAGTCATAAACTTACTTTTCAGAGTATAATACTTAAATATCAAAGACATAAATAAGATAAGGCCATGTGAGTAAACGTCTTTATGTGTAAAATACCTTCTGGTTTGGCATATTCATTGTATGCCATTTTATAGTTACGGAGGGGTCATGAAAAGTGTTC
Coding sequences within:
- a CDS encoding sensor histidine kinase; protein product: MQTEKRTSYDKLSRKIVLTVITVSIAPLILVGGLIFDQFRSIYRAKVYAHLAEVVDKHKDNVNNFLHEKQAEVQFLTRAFTYDQLSEPQFLEKALKSMQQQYGRIFVDLGIIDKNGRQVAYAGPFDLLGADYSNADWYLNSRNKISGISDVFMGLRQSPHFIIAINNHDGEREWTLRATIDFLAFTHLVENIRIGKTGYAYILNNEGTFQTRPPANRDSNLMLTPYETISSPNLNENVTIQLSEGSDNEKYVTVSSVLKDGDWKLVYQQNANDAFSAMIRSEFFTLVIFLTGGLGIIIMAVYLSRKLIIRIRTIDEESELMNRQMVETGKLASIGELAAGIAHEINNPVAIMIEEAGWVSDLLEDEGRSMACYPEISRALEQVRTQGGRCKNITHKLLSFARQTDSRIAEVSLPALIEEVVEISMQQARYAKVELSLDLDRNMPQVKASISELQQVFLNLVNNAIQAMESTGGKLRIDCYAEDEMAHISIADTGPGIPEAYLSRIFDPFFTTKPVGKGSGLGLSICYGLIHQMGGDIEVESGVGMGARFNIRLPLPETGSGQEQT